The genomic DNA GCTCATCCATTTTAAAAACTCTAGGGCAAGAGAACTGTTTTGAAAGATTTCTTTCTCAAGGACATCCTTATTTATTGCAGCGATTTCTGCATCTTCAAGTACCCTAGCGCTAAGCAAATATTTAGGGGAATGAGTAAAAAGGGTTAGTTCACCACAAATATCATTTTTACCGCAAATTCGTAAAGACAGCTCTCTGCCATCGGATGTAATTTTACTAATCTGAACCTTTCCTGACAGAATGACGTACATTTCCTCTGCTTCCATTCCTTCTTGAAAGATAAAAGTATTTTTTTCTCCAATAAAACGGCGGTCAGCCAGATGAAGAAGTTCTTTTATCTCTATTGAATGAGTCTCTTTTACCACTGCTGACATCCTGATTCACCCTTTTTTAGACAGTAATGATTCTATCATCTACAATGAGGGTAATAAGAATTGTTGTCAATAACTTCACCCATGATGTAACAATATGTTCACGTTTAATAAAATAGTTATGTTGTAAAGTGATTTACCGTTATAATAAGATATACTACAATGCATGCAAGATACTCTTGCGATGGAGTTGATTATCATGAATAAAATTACTGATCAATTAAACCGTCCGTTACGAGATTTAAGAATATCGGTTATCGATCGATGCAATTTCCGGTGTCAGTACTGCATGCCAGCAGAGATATTCGGTCCCGATTTTGCTTTTTTACCTAAAAAAGAATTACTTAGCTATGAAGAAATTGAGCGTTTGGCTCATATTTTTGTGGGACTTGGAGTGGAAAAAATACGTCTCACAGGTGGAGAGCCTCTCCTTCGAAAACAGCTTCCTTTGCTAGTTGAGAAGCTCTCTAAAATAAATGGCTTAAAAGATATTGGCTTAACAACGAACGGTGTTCTTTTGCCAAAGTATGCCGAGGAATTAAAGGCTGCTGGTCTAAAGAGGGTAAATGTAAGTCTTGATAGTTTGAATGACGAGCTTTTTGGTGAGATTAATGGTCGTGGAGTGAAAACTGGACCTGTAATAGAAGGAATTCAAGCGGCCCAAAAAGCAGGGCTTGGTGTCAAACTGAATATGGTTGTTAAAAAGGGATTAAATGATCAAGAGATTGTTCCTATGGCACAATTTTGTAAAGATAATGGACTTCAACTCCGTTTTATTGAATACATGGATGTGGGTAGTACAAACGGATGGAAAATGGATGACGTTGTGACCAAAAAGGAAATTTATGAACGATTGAATGAGCATTATTTGTTAGAGCCAGTTGATCCAGATTATTTTGGAGAAGTTGCAAAGCGATATCGCTACAAGGATTCAAACGTAGATGTCGGATTTATTACTTCTGTGTCTGAGTCGTTTTGCTCTAGCTGTACTCGTTCGAGACTTTCTGCTAATGGACAGCTCTTTACCTGTTTGTTTAATGGGAACGGACACGATATTCGTGACTTTATGAGAAATGGTGTGTCTGATTCGGAAATCGAACAAAGAATTACTGACATTTGGAATAGAAGAAATGATCGTTATTCCGATGAAAGAACGGAAGAAACAATAGCTAATAGAAAGAAAATTGAAATGTCCTATATAGGGGGATAAATAAAAACTACTTCATGGCGGTGAAGTAGTTTTTGTTTTTCTTACGCAATGTATCTAGGGAACAAAATATTGTTTTCAAGGTGAACGTGCATAAATGTTTGTTCTTCTAATAATTCAAGTCTTTTGTAAACCAGACGGTACGTACCACATGCATCCATTGGTGGTTGGAAGTCGGATGTAATGTCTCTTAATTCCTTTAGAATAGCTCCAGCATGATCATGTTCTTTTTCTAATTCGGTTATTTCTTTAATCATTTCGCTACGAGTTTCGCCAGT from Robertmurraya sp. FSL R5-0851 includes the following:
- a CDS encoding Crp/Fnr family transcriptional regulator → MSAVVKETHSIEIKELLHLADRRFIGEKNTFIFQEGMEAEEMYVILSGKVQISKITSDGRELSLRICGKNDICGELTLFTHSPKYLLSARVLEDAEIAAINKDVLEKEIFQNSSLALEFLKWMSDHFRKTQTKFRDLVLNGKKGALYSTLIRMTNSYGVEVQNGILIDLPLTNQELANFCGTSRESTNRILNELKKEQIISIKKSKIIVHHLQYLRDEIGCENCPKVYCSIE
- the moaA gene encoding GTP 3',8-cyclase MoaA, translating into MNKITDQLNRPLRDLRISVIDRCNFRCQYCMPAEIFGPDFAFLPKKELLSYEEIERLAHIFVGLGVEKIRLTGGEPLLRKQLPLLVEKLSKINGLKDIGLTTNGVLLPKYAEELKAAGLKRVNVSLDSLNDELFGEINGRGVKTGPVIEGIQAAQKAGLGVKLNMVVKKGLNDQEIVPMAQFCKDNGLQLRFIEYMDVGSTNGWKMDDVVTKKEIYERLNEHYLLEPVDPDYFGEVAKRYRYKDSNVDVGFITSVSESFCSSCTRSRLSANGQLFTCLFNGNGHDIRDFMRNGVSDSEIEQRITDIWNRRNDRYSDERTEETIANRKKIEMSYIGG